One window of Nicotiana tomentosiformis chromosome 11, ASM39032v3, whole genome shotgun sequence genomic DNA carries:
- the LOC104091305 gene encoding uncharacterized protein: MLEQLLIFTRGGLILWTCKELGNALRGSPIDTLIRSCLLEERSGAASYNYDVTGAAYTLKWTFHNELGLVFVAVYQRILHLLYVDELLAMVKREFSEIYDPKKTVYNEFDDIFQQLRKEAEARAEDIKKSKQVAKPVTNNLGKKQGQVQKGGTDGGNNKTGGSDSGNDGGDGDKVKGDVKENGHSNGSIVNGVVQVNGKENRNSVAGAFDVNKLQKLRAKGGKKADTVVNKGSKAEPTKKIKKNRVWDDSPSEPKLDFTKPVSENGNENVTVVEAEQGDSMMDKEEILSSDSETEDDEEPGKDNKVEAKKKGWFSSMFQSIAGKANLEKTDLEPALKALKDRLMTKNVAEEIAEKLCESVAACLEGKKLASFTRISSTVQAAMEEALVRILTPKRSIDILRDVHAAKEQGKPYVVVFVGVNGVGKSTNLAKVAYWLLQHNIDVMMAACDTFRSGAVEQLRTHARRLQIPIFEKGYEKDPAIVAKEAIQEANRNGSDVVLVDTAGRMQDNEPLMRALSKLIYVNSPDLILFVGEALVGNDAVDQLSKFNQKLGDLSPSPNPRLIDGILLTKFDTIDDKVGAALSMVYISGAPVMFVGCGQSYTDLKKLNVKSIVKTLLK, from the exons ATGTTAGAGCAGTTACTGATATTCACTAGAGGGGGTTTGATCCTCTGGACATGTAAAGAGCTTGGAAATGCTCTTAGAGGCTCCCCAATTGACACATTGATTCGTTCATGTCTTTTGGAGGAACGTTCAGGTGCTGCATCATACAATTATGATGTTACTGGAGCTGCATACACTCTTAAATGGACTTTCCACAATGAACTGGGGCTTGTTTTCGTCGCTGTGTATCAGCGGATTCTCCATCTTTTGTATGTGGATGAGTTGCTTGCTATGGTTAAACGTGAATTCTCTGAGATTTATGATCCCAAAAAGACTGTATACAATGAATTTGATGATATTTTCCAGCAGCTCCGGAAAGAGGCCGAGGCTCGTGCTGAGGATATCAAGAAATCGAAGCAGGTGGCAAAGCCTGTCACCAATAATCTTGGTAAGAAGCAAGGACAGGTGCAAAAGGGTGGTACTGATGGAGGCAACAATAAAACGGGTGGTAGTGATTCAGGAAATGATGGTGGAGATGGTGATAAAGTGAAAGGGGATGTTAAGGAGAATGGACATTCTAACGGAAGTATTGTAAATGGAGTAGTGCAGGTTAACGGTAAAGAGAACAGGAATTCCGTGGCTGGGGCTTTTGATGTAAATAAGCTACAGAAGCTCAGGGCTAAAGGTGGAAAGAAAGCAGATACTGTTGTAAACAAAGGTTCCAAGGCAGAGCCTACAAAAAAGATAAAGAAGAATCGAGTTTGGGACGATTCACCTTCTGAGCCAAAATTAGATTTCACAAAACCTGTGAGTGAGAATGGGAATGAGAATGTGACAGTTGTGGAAGCAGAACAAGGTGACAGTATGATGGACAAAGAGGAGATCTTGAGTAGTGATAGTGAGACCGAGGATGATGAAGAACCGGGAAAAGACAACAAGGTTGAAGCAAAGAAGAAAGGCTGGTTCTCATCCATGTTCCAGAG TATCGCAGGTAAGGCAAACTTGGAGAAGACTGACCTGGAACCAGCTTTGAAAGCTCTTAAGGACAGGCTGATGACCAAGAATGTT GCTGAGGAAATAGCTGAAAAGCTGTGCGAATCAGTTGCAGCATGTCTGGAGGGTAAAAAACTTGCCTCATTTACAAGAATATCTTCAACAGTTCAG GCAGCAATGGAGGAGGCTCTTGTCCGCATCTTGACTCCCAAGCGCTCCATTGATATTCTAAGGGATGTTCATGCTGCAAAGGAACAAGGAAAACCATATGTTGTGGTTTTTGTTGGAGTTAATGGAGTTGGAAAATCTACCAATCTTGCTAAG GTTGCTTATTGGCTTTTGCAGCATAATATCGATGTCATGATGGCTGCTTGTGATACATTCCGGTCAGGAGCAGTTGAACAGCTACGCACTCATGCACGTAGGCTTCAG ATCCCAATATTTGAGAAGGGGTATGAGAAGGATCCTGCTATTGTTGCTAAAGAAGCAATTCAGGAGGCTAACCGAAATGGTTCGGATGTTGTTCTTGTTGATACAGCTGGTCGGATGCAG GATAATGAACCATTGATGCGAGCATTGTCAAAGCTTATATATGTCAATAGTCCAGATCTGATCCTTTTTGTTGGAGAGGCACTTGTCGGCAATGATGCTGTTGACCAACTGTCAAAGTTTAACCAG AAATTAGGTGACCTCTCACCCTCACCAAATCCGAGGTTAATTGATGGAATTTTGCTGACCAAATTTGACACTATCGATGACAAG GTGGGTGCAGCATTATCCATGGTTTACATATCCGGAGCCCCGGTTATGTTTGTGGGATGTGGACAGTCATATACTGACTTGAAGAAGCTGAATGTGAAGTCCATTGTCAAGACACTCCTCAAATGA